The region TCAAGGAACACCGGTTCGTGACGACGCAGGAAATCCTGCCGGCTCATGGGTTGCGTATCGCTTGAGGGTTGCGAATCGCTTGACCGCGTGAGCGCACCGGTACGAATACCGGTTTTCTCCGGCGGCTCCAACCGCTATTCGGCTTTCGCCTGTTGACGCTGCCCGGCCCGTTCCTGCGCCTGTTCCTGAGCCTGCTTCTTCGCCATATGGCGTCCCACCAGACAGCCGCCCACCGCGCCGACTACCGCGTGATGTCCGGCATAGTGACCCGCCACGCCGCCGACCACCGCTCCCTTCACGCAACCCGCCGCGTTTGCGGTGCCGACTGTCGCGCAAGTGAGGGCGAATGCCGCGAGTGCGGTCTTGATGTAACCCGCTTTCATCTGAAAGTACCGTGCTATTGAGAGTGTCGAAGTGTAGAGGGGCGTGCCGCGCGGAGGTGAAACAGCGCTGCGAGATTAGTAACGCACGGTTACCGGTAATCGGGTTTGTCAGAGCCAAGGTGCGCGCAAATCCACGCCGACGGTAAAAAAGTGCGCTCTGTCCTTTGAATCTCCGAATGCTTGCCTATAGTAGAAGCGACAATTGCCGCTGTTGACGGCGGCCGCCTTCTCGCTGCGTGTCACGGGGAAACGCAAATGATGTTAGCCAACAATGCAATCTATTCGCCTCGGAGTTGCACGCCGGAGTCATTGCGGACCCTGGCCGGCTATCTCGAACTGGCACTCGACGAAGGTAAAAGCGTGGTCCTGATGCGAATCGGCACGCAAGTGCGTAGCGTCTATATCGGCGACCCATCCGGCGTGCTGGAAGCGCTGACCGATCATGGTGTCGTGGCCGCGTTTCAGGCAGACGAAATGCTTTCGTTGACCCGTTTAGGCCTCAACCGGATCACCGCCGACGATCAGCAATACCGTTTCATTCGTAGCGTCCGGTATATCGCCGATCGCCAGGCGGTGGTTTTTACGCCTGCTTGAAGATTGGGAAAAGGAGTGGGAAGTAGAAGAAGGCGACGGAAGAAGAGGAAGCAATCAACGCAAAAAGAAAGACGGCGAGAGCTGGAAAGTGTCGGGAAATGTCTGGAAAACGACATTTGCCGGCGAGCCGTGCGGAACCAATTCGAAAGATTCGGACTCCACGGGATACGTCATGCAGTACGGAAGCTGCTTTATCGCCACATAGATCTGCCTTTCTCCTGTTATTCATGGCATAGTTCGATCGATCAACACATAAGGAGGAATCAAATGCCCACATTAGAGCAAATCCAGGCAAAGCTTAAGAAGCTCCAGGCGCAGGCTGATGTCCTTATTGCAAGGAAAGCGCAAACGGCGGTCGACCAGATTCGCGATCTGATGCTTAAGCATGGCCTCACTACCGAAGATATCGAAGCGAAAGCGAAAGCACGCCGTGCCGCGAGAGGGCTGAATGGCCACGCGGGAAATGGCAAGGTGAAAGCGGCCTCCGGCGGCAAGCCGGCCAAGTACCGCGACCATAAAACCGGCGCGACCTGGACGGGTCACGGCCGCGCACCGGGTTGGATCGCCAACGTAAAAGACCGCACGCAATATCTGATTGAAGGCGCGAGCGAAATCAAGTCGGTCGCTAAAGCGGCATTGACCGGCCCGAAAGGCGGTAAAGGGCAACCTAAAGGCGCACAGCCGCCCAAGTACCTGAATCCGAAAACCGGCGCGACCTGGAGTGGCCGTGGTCCGGCGCCTGCATGGCTGGCTTCGGTCAAGGACCGCAGCAAATTCTTGATCGAAGGCGCGGCGGCAGCGGTGAAAGAAGCCGGACATCAATCGGCCGCGAAAGCCGGCAAGGCAAAATCCGCCGCGACGAGCGGCGCGGTGAGCAAGAAAGCCGCAGCGAAGAAAGTCGTCGCCAAGAAAGCAGCGGCTAAAAAAGCCACCGCGAAGACCGCTGTGAAGAAGGCCGCAAAGAAGGTCAGCGCGGCAGCCCGGAAAGTCGCGGCAAAGAAGCCCGCCGCCAAGAAGCGCACGGTGACTCGCGCCGCCACTCAGGTCGCGCGAAAGAAGCCGGGTCGTCCGGCCGCGGTGAAGCAGGCCGCAGCAACGGCAGCAGCACCGCAAGCCACCGAGCAAGCCGGCGCATAAGCGCCACGGAGTCGAGAAGTCGATGACCAGCACGTTTGCAGTATCCCGGCAGGAGGACCTGGTCGTCCTGCTGGACTCCGTTCCGCAACCGGCGGCGGACGCCGCCGATCCCTTCATCGTTTCGAGTGCCCGCCGGGTGATTCTGTCCTACCCGATCGCGCAAGCCGACTTCGATCGCTTCGGCCCTTTCGATCCCGACGACGACCCGTTCTGCGCGGTACTTTTTCCAGACACGGTATTTCATCGCCTTGGGCCACCGGGCGCGGCCGATCTCGACATTCACCCGCTCACGGCGCAAGGCTTGACCGCGTATTCGGTTCATGAAGTCACGAATTCGTCGCTCGTGGCCGAAATAAGCGCGGTGGAAACCGGCGGCATCGCACAGCGGCATTTCA is a window of Paraburkholderia sp. D15 DNA encoding:
- a CDS encoding H-NS family nucleoid-associated regulatory protein, coding for MPTLEQIQAKLKKLQAQADVLIARKAQTAVDQIRDLMLKHGLTTEDIEAKAKARRAARGLNGHAGNGKVKAASGGKPAKYRDHKTGATWTGHGRAPGWIANVKDRTQYLIEGASEIKSVAKAALTGPKGGKGQPKGAQPPKYLNPKTGATWSGRGPAPAWLASVKDRSKFLIEGAAAAVKEAGHQSAAKAGKAKSAATSGAVSKKAAAKKVVAKKAAAKKATAKTAVKKAAKKVSAAARKVAAKKPAAKKRTVTRAATQVARKKPGRPAAVKQAAATAAAPQATEQAGA